A genome region from Haliotis asinina isolate JCU_RB_2024 chromosome 11, JCU_Hal_asi_v2, whole genome shotgun sequence includes the following:
- the LOC137255482 gene encoding uncharacterized protein F54H12.2-like, producing the protein MMKTLLTYGADAKSSQMTSQLFYKDEGEDNDAIETTDCVTGTNYGLIARGTYIKKSNELTMSGPLYEDVFSMKRHLINGVDLTLKLYRSSPTFCLMSGKANQEYTIELLDAYLQVCKLKVNPALILAHNTLFENNSNALYPFTKSEVKVNSIPVSQLTHTIDNVSNPIANRYIIAFVESKSLNGSYDKNPFNFQSSMLKTVSLYVNGVSVPGRPTRADDVNSYVNMFDGMGFWRENRGNFISRGEFLLGNALFVFELEELCGESEYLNLVKTGNVRLEIEFKAALTKTLSCIILSERNSIIEIDQARNVFIK; encoded by the coding sequence ATGATGAAGACCTTGCTAACCTATGGAGCTGATGCGAAAAGCTCTCAAATGACATCGCAGCTGTTTTACAAAGATGAGGGTGAAGATAATGATGCCATTGAAACAACTGATTGTGTCACTGGAACCAACTACGGTTTGATTGCACGTGGTACCTACATCAAGAAGAGCAATGAACTGACCATGTCTGGACCTTTGTATGAAGATGTGTTTAGCATGAAAAGACATTTAATCAATGGAGtagatttgactttgaaattgtaCAGATCATCACCTACTTTCTGTTTGATGAGCGGTAAAGCCAACCAAGAGTATACCATTGAGCTACTCGATGCTTATCTTCAAGTATGCAAACTCAAAGTCAACCCGGCGCTGATTCTAGCTCACAACACCCTGTTCGAAAATAACTCCAATGCACTCTaccctttcaccaagtctgaggtcaaggtcaacagcaTCCCTGTTTCTCAACTGACCCATACCATTGATAATGTGTCCAACCCCATTGCTAATCGTTACATCATCGCCTTTGTGGAAAGCAAGAGTTTGAATGGGTCATATGACAAGAATCCTTTCAACTTTCAATCCAGCATGCTCAAAACTGTCAGTCTCTATGTGAATGGTGTCAGTGTACCTGGACGTCCAACTCGAGCTGATGATGTGAACAGCTacgtaaacatgtttgatggcaTGGGGTTTTGGAGAGAAAATCGAGGAAATTTCATATCCAGGGGAGAATTTTTGTTAGGAAATGCACTGTTTGTCTTTGAACTGGAAGAGTTGTGTGGAGAATCAGAGTACCTCAATCTGGTGAAGACTGGAAATGTGCGGTTGGAAATCGAGTTCAAAGCTGCACTAACCAAAACGCTGAGCTGCATCATTCTCAGTGAAAGAAACTCGATCATCGAAATCGATCAAGCGCGAAACGTCTTCATCAAGTAA